From a single Pirellulaceae bacterium genomic region:
- a CDS encoding heavy metal translocating P-type ATPase — protein sequence MEKLKLEIRLLFGSEIDSADACIERMISLLKTKSGIESAHLSVSPTGQPGTVCIHFDPAVVSASEVRDAALKSGASLDATYGHLLRTGLAMHARRASAIEANLGRVRGVLEAVVSPDGTIRVEFDRRQNDEATIDQLLRSWTKDTEELKQDSHSHGANTTDHRSHDETGHDHAHGGVFGEKTELIFAILCGILLLLGWLIESFTNLNQWIPLGLYISAYAFGGYYTVAQAFAKIRAGKFEIDFLMIVAAAGAAVLGAWAEGALLLFLFSIGHALEGYAMGRAKRAIEALSELAPKTARVRRNGTEQEIAVDELVVGDVVIIRPDESVPADGFVIAGESSINQAPITGESVPVDKRPVDDIDAAASDSESLPQEHRAFAGTTNQSGSLAVQVTKLTSENTLARVLTMVSEAETRISPTQKFTKQFERYFVPTVIAGVVLLLLFAPLVLDEKFSQSFYRAMAVLVASSPCALAIATPSAVLSGVARAARGGILVKGGGPLESLGGLDAIAFDKTGTLTEGEPKVTDVRTAEGVDESELLRIVLAVEDLSKHPLAKAVVRDGKRRLGERGAGSAEEIPAATDLKSITGRGIQATVGGEVVHIGKDDLFNEVNGPKVPDSVHEIVESLEENGRTTMIVRRGDRYLGVVGLMDTPREASKRTIARLRELGIKRMIMISGDNQKVASAVAKEVGLDEARGDLMPDDKVNEIKKLQSEGGVAMVGDGVNDAPAMASASVGIAMGAAGSDVALETADVALMADNLDHLPLAIGLSRATRRIIRQNLWISLGMVVFLVPATILGLNIGPAVALHEGSTLVVVFNALRLFAYRE from the coding sequence ATGGAGAAACTAAAGCTTGAAATTCGTTTGCTTTTTGGCAGTGAGATCGATTCGGCGGATGCCTGCATCGAACGCATGATCTCATTGCTGAAAACCAAGAGCGGCATTGAATCAGCGCATCTCTCTGTCTCTCCGACCGGCCAACCTGGCACCGTCTGCATTCACTTCGATCCAGCGGTTGTTTCAGCTTCGGAGGTGCGTGATGCGGCATTAAAGAGCGGTGCGTCGTTGGATGCAACCTATGGGCACCTTCTACGGACAGGGCTGGCAATGCACGCCCGTCGTGCAAGTGCGATCGAAGCCAACCTGGGGCGAGTCAGAGGCGTACTTGAAGCGGTTGTCTCCCCGGATGGCACAATCCGAGTTGAGTTCGACCGACGGCAAAACGACGAAGCGACGATAGATCAATTGCTCCGTAGCTGGACCAAAGACACGGAAGAGTTGAAGCAAGACTCACACTCTCACGGTGCCAATACCACAGACCACAGGTCGCATGACGAAACGGGACACGACCATGCACATGGTGGCGTGTTTGGAGAAAAGACAGAACTTATCTTTGCGATTCTTTGTGGCATACTGCTGCTACTTGGCTGGTTAATTGAATCCTTCACTAATCTCAATCAATGGATACCACTTGGGCTTTACATTTCCGCTTACGCTTTTGGTGGCTACTACACCGTCGCACAGGCATTCGCGAAGATACGTGCGGGCAAGTTTGAAATTGATTTTCTGATGATCGTCGCTGCAGCGGGCGCGGCCGTACTGGGGGCATGGGCAGAAGGCGCATTGCTACTGTTTCTCTTTAGCATCGGTCACGCTTTGGAAGGCTACGCGATGGGCAGAGCCAAGCGGGCAATTGAGGCGTTGTCCGAACTCGCTCCCAAAACGGCGCGAGTTAGACGCAATGGTACCGAACAAGAGATCGCAGTCGATGAGTTGGTTGTCGGTGATGTTGTCATCATCAGGCCGGACGAGAGTGTTCCAGCAGACGGGTTTGTGATTGCTGGCGAATCAAGTATCAACCAAGCCCCAATCACCGGCGAAAGTGTACCTGTCGACAAGCGGCCCGTTGATGATATTGATGCTGCAGCGTCCGATTCCGAATCACTTCCCCAGGAACATCGTGCGTTCGCTGGCACGACCAACCAATCCGGATCGCTCGCAGTTCAAGTGACGAAGCTCACGTCGGAGAATACTTTAGCGCGAGTCTTGACGATGGTGAGCGAAGCGGAAACGCGGATATCACCAACACAGAAGTTCACGAAGCAATTTGAGCGATACTTCGTTCCAACGGTCATCGCAGGTGTGGTATTGTTGTTGTTGTTTGCGCCACTGGTCCTCGATGAGAAATTCAGCCAATCGTTTTACCGAGCTATGGCAGTCCTCGTTGCTTCCAGTCCCTGTGCGTTGGCAATTGCCACGCCCAGCGCAGTACTCAGTGGAGTTGCCCGAGCTGCTCGTGGTGGAATTCTTGTTAAAGGTGGTGGACCACTGGAAAGCCTCGGTGGTCTTGATGCAATCGCATTTGACAAAACCGGCACACTGACCGAGGGTGAGCCCAAAGTCACAGACGTTCGCACTGCCGAAGGTGTCGATGAGTCGGAGCTTTTGCGAATCGTGCTCGCAGTCGAAGACCTCAGTAAGCATCCGCTTGCCAAAGCAGTCGTTCGCGATGGCAAGAGAAGACTAGGTGAAAGAGGGGCTGGAAGTGCAGAAGAGATACCAGCCGCGACCGATTTGAAGAGTATCACAGGGCGAGGTATCCAAGCTACCGTCGGTGGTGAAGTCGTTCACATCGGAAAGGATGATTTGTTTAATGAAGTCAATGGCCCGAAGGTACCTGACAGTGTTCACGAAATCGTCGAATCGTTGGAAGAAAACGGACGCACGACGATGATTGTTCGCCGCGGTGATCGTTATCTCGGCGTGGTCGGTTTGATGGATACGCCGCGAGAAGCATCGAAGCGAACGATCGCCCGGCTTCGAGAACTAGGCATCAAGCGAATGATTATGATTTCCGGAGATAACCAGAAGGTCGCCAGCGCTGTCGCGAAAGAAGTCGGACTCGATGAAGCCCGAGGCGACTTGATGCCCGACGATAAAGTCAACGAAATTAAGAAGCTGCAAAGCGAAGGAGGTGTGGCGATGGTCGGCGACGGCGTTAACGACGCCCCTGCCATGGCATCCGCTTCCGTTGGCATTGCGATGGGAGCCGCAGGTAGTGACGTTGCTCTTGAGACCGCCGATGTCGCCCTGATGGCCGACAATCTCGATCACTTGCCACTTGCCATCGGACTGAGCCGAGCCACACGACGAATCATTCGTCAGAACCTTTGGATCAGCCTCGGCATGGTCGTCTTCCTTGTCCCCGCCACGATACTTGGACTCAACATCGGCCCCGCCGTTGCCTTGCATGAAGGTAGCACGCTAGTGGTAGTTTTCAATGCGTTGCGGTTGTTTGCATATCGCGAATAG
- a CDS encoding cation transporter yields the protein MTDCGCELEGENDAQRKTLRVVLLINSAMFCIELAVGLLASSAGLIADSLDMLADASVYAISLYAVGRAEIIRVRAATVSGTLQIVLGVGVLLEAVRRFLGDSEPLGPAMISTGFLAFIANAICLKLISRHKGGDINFRASYIFSANDVIANIGVIVSGILVLILGSQLPDLMIAVLIAGIVVRGGVNILRDVHRRKELGL from the coding sequence ATGACGGACTGCGGATGTGAACTAGAAGGCGAGAACGATGCCCAGAGGAAGACGCTTCGTGTAGTGCTGCTGATCAATTCGGCGATGTTCTGCATCGAACTCGCGGTGGGTTTGCTAGCAAGTTCCGCAGGCTTGATTGCTGATTCACTGGACATGCTTGCGGACGCAAGCGTCTACGCAATCAGTCTCTACGCTGTTGGTCGCGCCGAGATCATCCGCGTACGCGCAGCAACTGTTAGCGGCACGCTGCAGATCGTTCTTGGTGTGGGTGTCTTACTAGAAGCAGTACGCCGATTTCTTGGCGACAGCGAGCCGCTCGGACCCGCGATGATATCCACAGGCTTCCTTGCCTTTATCGCCAACGCGATTTGTTTAAAATTGATCAGCCGACATAAAGGCGGCGACATCAATTTTCGGGCATCTTATATCTTCTCAGCGAACGACGTCATCGCGAACATCGGCGTCATCGTTTCGGGCATCTTGGTTCTAATACTTGGGTCCCAGCTTCCCGATTTGATGATTGCCGTGCTGATCGCCGGGATTGTTGTGCGTGGTGGCGTCAATATTCTGAGGGATGTCCACCGCCGCAAAGAATTAGGGCTTTAA
- a CDS encoding radical SAM protein, translated as MLMIELPNLEFHAAHACNLYCAQCSHYSNFHAGGIVSLDEARANFEAWQGRLAPKRIAILGGEPTLNPELISIIELARQSFPNAEGLFVTNGFYLDRHPDLPRVLIGNRFRMDVSQHGRAPEYMKRFRVVCQQIREWRNLYPDLQINVRKSHRGWRQQYRMIESKPMPFDSDPRAAWSICLQRTCTQLYKQCLWKCPALAYHAIMSRKLNLADESAWQLFRDYQACPPTAAYQEVRDFLATKQIQQCRLCPAKKIAFQHGDPIARY; from the coding sequence ATGTTGATGATCGAGTTACCCAATCTCGAGTTCCATGCAGCACATGCGTGCAATCTTTATTGTGCGCAGTGCTCGCATTATTCCAACTTTCATGCTGGCGGAATCGTGAGTCTCGATGAGGCACGCGCGAACTTCGAAGCGTGGCAAGGCCGGCTTGCGCCCAAGCGTATAGCCATTCTCGGTGGCGAACCAACACTCAACCCGGAGTTGATTTCAATCATCGAGCTTGCAAGACAGTCGTTCCCAAACGCCGAAGGACTGTTCGTCACGAACGGATTCTACCTGGATCGTCATCCCGACCTGCCCCGCGTTCTGATCGGCAACCGCTTCCGTATGGACGTCTCCCAGCATGGACGTGCTCCAGAGTACATGAAGCGGTTTCGCGTCGTCTGCCAGCAGATCCGCGAGTGGCGAAATCTCTACCCAGACCTGCAAATCAACGTCCGCAAATCGCATCGCGGCTGGCGACAGCAGTACCGCATGATCGAAAGCAAGCCGATGCCTTTCGATAGCGATCCACGCGCCGCATGGAGCATCTGCCTCCAGCGCACATGTACCCAGCTCTACAAGCAATGCTTGTGGAAATGCCCCGCGCTCGCCTACCATGCAATCATGTCCCGCAAGCTGAACCTCGCTGACGAATCCGCGTGGCAACTCTTCCGCGACTACCAAGCCTGTCCGCCAACGGCAGCATATCAAGAAGTCCGTGACTTCCTCGCGACCAAGCAAATTCAGCAATGTCGCCTTTGCCCTGCAAAGAAGATCGCGTTCCAACACGGTGATCCGATAGCTCGATATTGA